The following proteins are encoded in a genomic region of Cryptomeria japonica chromosome 11, Sugi_1.0, whole genome shotgun sequence:
- the LOC131073657 gene encoding serine/threonine-protein kinase-like protein ACR4: MGRLRLTQLVKVTANLNKSMHHKQGRNSVLIFDLILASVCIVLACFTICVFCILKQLRMRVEKDEEEENSMHKCAPTLAFTEVEKATDGFTNRRLLGRGRYGSVYKAIFPDGQVMAIKRIDPSQVLRFAGKPTEIFSFSAEIRALSRAHHPNIVPLIGYCEAPGERILAMPFQPGKSLQYHLHEGGVLFGWSQRVKILYETALGIEYLHEGTAPFIIHGNLKPSNVLLDSTWSARIVDFGLAFLAPPNQMSGTLGYLDPEYYTDLNLAKASDMYSFGVLMLEMLSGRPCFGGDERKYIVDWAVPLIMASRTGEVLDPKLGVPRNVEPLIRMTQLACRCVKRLRKDRPTILEVVVVLNKIEMDMAAEMDSPNRFSSAYKMSPSRLLVYFA; this comes from the coding sequence ATGGGCAGGTTAAGGTTAACCCAATTGGTGAAGGTAACTGCAAATCTCAATAAGAGTATGCATCACAAACAGGGCAGAAATTCAGTTCTGATCTTCGACCTAATCCTGGCATCAGTATGCATAGTACTGGCCTGTTTCACCATCTGTGTGTTCTGCATCCTCAAGCAACTCCGAATGAGGgtagaaaaagatgaagaagaggagaacTCCATGCACAAATGTGCACCCACCCTGGCATTTACAGAGGTAGAAAAGGCCACAGATGGATTCACCAACCGGCGTCTTCTGGGTCGAGGCCGGTATGGGTCTGTTTACAAAGCCATTTTTCCTGATGGACAGGTAATGGCCATCAAGCGAATCGACCCATCTCAGGTACTTCGATTTGCCGGCAAACCCACTGAGATCTTCAGCTTTTCGGCAGAGATCCGGGCCCTGTCTCGGGCCCACCATCCGAACATTGTGCCCCTAATTGGGTACTGTGAGGCACCTGGTGAGAGGATTCTGGCTATGCCCTTCCAGCCGGGTAAGAGCCTTCAGTACCATCTCCATGAGGGCGGAGTGCTCTTTGGGTGGTCACAGAGGGTCAAGATTTTGTATGAAACTGCTCTGGGCATTGAGTATTTGCATGAAGGCACTGCGCCCTTCATCATCCATGGCAATTTAAAGCCCTCCAATGTGCTTCTGGACTCCACCTGGTCCGCCCGGATTGTGGATTTCGGGCTTGCTTTTTTGGCTCCCCCAAATCAGATGTCTGGGACTCTGGGCTACCTGGATCCTGAGTACTATACTGATCTTAATCTGGCCAAGGCTAGTGACATGTATAGCTTTGGTGTCCTTATGCTCGAGATGCTCAGCGGTAGGCCTTGCTTTGGGGGAGATGAGAGGAAGTACATCGTGGACTGGGCTGTGCCTCTGATAATGGCTTCCAGGACTGGTGAGGTTTTGGATCCCAAATTGGGCGTGCCTCGGAATGTGGAACCATTGATCAGAATGACTCAATTGGCCTGTAGGTGTGTGAAGAGGTTGAGAAAGGACAGGCCCACCATACTGGAGGTCGTTGTGGTGCTCAACAAGATCGAAATGGATATGGCGGCTGAAATGGACTCTCCTAACAGATTTTCTTCTGCATACAAAATGTCACCTTCTCGTCTTCTAGTCTATTTTGCTTAG